One window from the genome of Enterobacter pseudoroggenkampii encodes:
- a CDS encoding DUF423 domain-containing protein produces MTSRFMLIFAAVSGFIFVALGAFGAHVLSKSLGAVEMGWIQTGLEYQAFHTLAIFGLAVAMQRRISIWFYWSSVFMALGTVLFSGSLYCLALSHLRLWAFVTPVGGFSFLAGWVLMFIGAIRLKRKGVVHE; encoded by the coding sequence ATGACCAGCCGATTCATGCTGATTTTTGCCGCGGTGAGTGGCTTTATTTTTGTTGCACTGGGCGCCTTTGGCGCACATGTCTTAAGCAAGTCTTTAGGCGCAGTAGAGATGGGCTGGATCCAGACCGGCCTTGAATATCAGGCGTTCCATACGCTGGCTATTTTTGGGCTGGCGGTGGCGATGCAGCGTCGTATCAGTATCTGGTTTTACTGGAGCAGCGTGTTTATGGCGCTGGGTACCGTGTTGTTCAGCGGTAGCCTGTACTGTCTTGCGCTCTCACATCTGCGCCTGTGGGCGTTCGTTACACCTGTCGGCGGCTTCAGCTTCCTGGCGGGTTGGGTATTAATGTTTATCGGAGCTATCCGTCTGAAACGCAAGGGCGTTGTTCATGAATAA
- the queF gene encoding NADPH-dependent 7-cyano-7-deazaguanine reductase QueF (Catalyzes the NADPH-dependent reduction of 7-cyano-7-deazaguanine (preQ0) to 7-aminomethyl-7-deazaguanine (preQ1) in queuosine biosynthesis) has product MSYENHQALTGLTLGKSTDYRDTYDASLLQGVPRSLNRDPLGLHADALPFVGGDIWTLYELSWLNARGLPQVAVGHVELDYASVNLVESKSFKLYLNSFNQTKFNSWDDVQHTLERDLSACAQGKVSVSLYRLHELEGQPVAHFNGTCIDDQDIEVENYEFSADYLENAASGKVVEETLVSHLLKSNCLITHQPDWGSVQIQYRGPKIDREKLLRYLVSFRHHNEFHEQCVERIFSDIQRFCQPEKLSVYARYTRRGGLDINPWRTNTDFVPATGRLVRQ; this is encoded by the coding sequence ATGTCTTACGAAAATCATCAGGCGTTAACCGGCTTAACGCTGGGTAAATCGACCGATTACCGCGATACCTACGATGCAAGCCTGCTGCAGGGCGTACCGCGCAGCCTGAATCGCGATCCTCTGGGTCTGCATGCGGACGCATTGCCGTTTGTCGGCGGTGATATCTGGACGCTGTACGAACTCTCCTGGCTCAACGCACGCGGTCTGCCGCAGGTGGCGGTGGGCCACGTCGAGCTGGATTACGCCAGCGTTAATCTCGTCGAGTCCAAAAGCTTTAAGCTGTATCTCAACAGTTTTAACCAGACAAAATTCAACAGCTGGGACGACGTTCAGCACACCCTGGAACGTGACTTAAGCGCCTGCGCGCAGGGTAAGGTAAGCGTTTCACTGTATCGCCTGCACGAGCTGGAAGGTCAGCCTGTCGCCCACTTCAACGGGACGTGCATCGACGATCAGGATATTGAGGTGGAGAATTATGAATTCAGCGCCGATTACCTCGAAAACGCGGCGAGCGGAAAAGTGGTCGAAGAGACGCTGGTCAGCCATCTGCTGAAATCCAACTGCCTGATCACCCACCAGCCGGACTGGGGCTCGGTGCAGATCCAGTACCGCGGCCCAAAAATCGACCGGGAAAAATTGCTGCGCTACCTGGTGTCGTTCCGCCATCACAACGAATTCCACGAGCAGTGCGTGGAGCGCATCTTTAGCGATATTCAGCGTTTTTGTCAGCCGGAGAAGCTGAGCGTTTACGCGCGCTACACCCGCCGCGGCGGTCTGGACATTAACCCGTGGCGCACCAACACCGATTTTGTGCCGGCGACGGGACGGCTGGTGCGTCAGTAA
- a CDS encoding L-serine ammonia-lyase, with the protein MISVFDIFKIGIGPSSSHTVGPMKAGKQFTDDLIARGILHDITRVVADVYGSLSLTGKGHHTDIAIIMGLAGNLPDTVDIDAIPGFIQDVNTHGRLLLANGEHEVEFPVDHCMNFHADNLSLHENGMRITALAGDKAVYSQTYYSIGGGFIVDEDHFGQTDNASVEVPYPYKTAADLQRHCQETGLSLSGLMMKNELALHSKEELEQHFTNVWDVMRGGIERGITTEGVLPGKLRVPRRAAALRRMLVSTDKTTTDPMAVVDWINMFALAVNEENAAGGRVVTAPTNGACGIVPAVLAYYDKFIREVNANSLARYLLVASAIGSLYKMNASISGAEVGCQGEVGVACSMAAAGLAELLGASPTQVCIAAEIGMEHNLGLTCDPVAGQVQVPCIERNAIASVKAVNAARMALRRTSEPRVCLDKVIETMYETGKDMNAKYRETSRGGLAMKIVTCD; encoded by the coding sequence ATGATTAGCGTATTCGATATTTTCAAAATCGGTATTGGTCCTTCCAGCTCTCACACCGTCGGACCAATGAAAGCCGGTAAGCAGTTCACGGATGACTTGATTGCACGCGGCATCTTGCATGACATTACCCGCGTGGTTGCCGATGTATATGGCTCGCTTTCCCTGACCGGGAAAGGCCACCATACCGATATCGCCATTATCATGGGCCTGGCGGGAAATCTGCCGGATACCGTTGATATTGATGCGATCCCTGGCTTCATCCAGGATGTGAACACCCACGGTCGCCTGCTGCTGGCGAACGGTGAGCATGAGGTTGAATTCCCGGTTGACCACTGCATGAATTTCCATGCGGACAACCTGTCGCTGCACGAAAACGGCATGCGCATTACCGCACTGGCCGGCGACAAAGCGGTATACAGCCAGACGTATTACTCTATCGGCGGCGGTTTTATCGTCGACGAAGACCACTTTGGTCAAACCGATAACGCTTCTGTCGAGGTGCCGTATCCGTACAAAACGGCGGCGGATCTTCAGCGTCACTGCCAGGAGACGGGCCTTTCCCTCTCCGGCCTGATGATGAAAAACGAGCTGGCGCTGCACAGCAAAGAAGAGTTGGAGCAGCACTTCACTAACGTCTGGGACGTGATGCGCGGCGGTATTGAGCGTGGGATCACTACCGAAGGCGTTCTGCCTGGCAAGCTTCGCGTGCCGCGTCGTGCTGCAGCGCTGCGCCGTATGCTGGTGAGCACTGACAAAACGACAACGGACCCAATGGCCGTCGTTGACTGGATCAACATGTTCGCCCTGGCGGTGAACGAAGAGAACGCCGCAGGGGGCCGTGTGGTCACCGCGCCGACTAACGGTGCCTGTGGTATCGTTCCGGCAGTGCTGGCGTACTACGACAAGTTTATCCGTGAAGTGAACGCGAACTCACTGGCGCGCTACCTGCTGGTCGCCAGTGCAATTGGTTCACTGTACAAAATGAACGCCTCCATTTCCGGTGCGGAAGTCGGCTGTCAGGGTGAAGTCGGCGTGGCGTGCTCCATGGCGGCGGCGGGTCTGGCCGAACTGTTGGGTGCAAGCCCGACACAGGTGTGCATTGCTGCGGAAATCGGCATGGAACATAACCTGGGACTGACCTGTGACCCGGTTGCCGGACAGGTACAGGTGCCGTGCATCGAACGTAACGCGATTGCCTCCGTGAAGGCGGTGAACGCGGCACGTATGGCGCTGCGCCGCACCAGCGAGCCGCGCGTCTGTCTCGATAAGGTTATCGAAACCATGTACGAAACGGGTAAAGATATGAACGCCAAATACCGCGAAACCTCTCGCGGCGGCCTGGCGATGAAGATCGTGACCTGCGATTAA
- the ppnN gene encoding nucleotide 5'-monophosphate nucleosidase PpnN — MITHISPLGSMDMLSQLEVDMLKRTASSDLYQLFRNCSLAVLNSGSLTDNSKELLSRFESFDINVLRRERGVKLEVINPPEEAFVDGRIIRSLQANLFAVLRDILFVNGQIHNAGRFQHLDLESSVHITNLVFSILRNARALHVGEAPNMVVCWGGHSINETEYLYARRVGTQLGLRELNICTGCGPGAMEAPMKGAAVGHAQQRYKEGRFIGMTEPSIIAAEPPNPLVNELIIMPDIEKRLEAFVRIAHGIIIFPGGVGTAEELLYLLGILMNPANKDQVLPLILTGPKESADYFRVLDEFIVHTLGEAARRHYRIIIDDAAEVARQMKKAMPLVKENRRDTGDAYSFNWSIRIAPDLQIPFEPSHENMANLKLYPDQPVEVLAADLRRAFSGIVAGNVKEVGIRAIEQYGPYKIHGDPEMMRRMDDMLQGFVAQHRMKLPGSAYIPCYEICT; from the coding sequence TTGATTACACATATTAGCCCGCTTGGCTCAATGGATATGTTGTCGCAGCTGGAAGTGGACATGCTTAAACGCACGGCCAGCAGCGATCTTTATCAACTGTTTCGTAACTGTTCACTTGCCGTACTGAACTCCGGAAGCCTGACAGATAACAGTAAAGAACTGCTGTCCCGCTTCGAAAGCTTTGATATCAACGTGCTGCGCCGCGAGCGTGGCGTGAAGCTCGAAGTCATCAACCCGCCGGAAGAGGCCTTTGTCGACGGGCGCATCATTCGTTCACTTCAGGCTAACCTGTTTGCCGTGCTGCGTGACATTCTGTTTGTTAACGGGCAGATCCACAACGCAGGCCGTTTCCAGCATCTCGACCTGGAAAGCTCGGTCCATATCACCAACCTGGTGTTCTCCATTTTGCGTAACGCCCGTGCCCTGCACGTGGGTGAAGCGCCGAACATGGTCGTCTGCTGGGGCGGTCACTCCATTAACGAAACCGAATACCTTTATGCGCGCCGGGTGGGCACCCAGCTTGGCCTGCGCGAGCTGAATATCTGTACCGGCTGTGGTCCGGGTGCGATGGAAGCGCCAATGAAAGGTGCCGCAGTGGGACACGCGCAGCAGCGTTATAAAGAGGGGCGTTTCATCGGCATGACCGAGCCGTCCATCATCGCGGCTGAGCCACCTAACCCGCTGGTTAACGAGCTGATTATCATGCCGGATATCGAGAAACGTCTTGAGGCGTTTGTCCGTATCGCCCACGGCATTATCATCTTCCCGGGCGGCGTGGGGACAGCGGAGGAGCTGCTCTACCTGCTGGGTATTCTGATGAACCCGGCCAACAAAGATCAGGTTCTGCCGCTGATCCTGACCGGGCCAAAAGAGAGCGCCGACTACTTCCGCGTGCTGGACGAGTTTATCGTGCACACGCTGGGTGAAGCCGCGCGTCGTCACTATCGCATCATCATCGACGATGCTGCGGAGGTGGCCCGCCAGATGAAGAAAGCGATGCCATTGGTGAAAGAAAACCGTCGCGATACCGGTGATGCGTACAGCTTTAACTGGTCAATCCGAATTGCGCCGGACCTGCAGATCCCGTTCGAGCCTTCACACGAGAACATGGCGAACCTGAAACTCTACCCGGACCAGCCGGTAGAAGTCCTGGCCGCCGATCTGCGTCGTGCCTTCTCCGGGATTGTGGCGGGCAACGTCAAAGAGGTCGGTATCCGCGCCATTGAACAGTACGGTCCGTACAAGATCCACGGCGATCCGGAGATGATGCGCCGCATGGATGACATGCTGCAGGGCTTTGTCGCCCAGCACCGCATGAAGCTGCCGGGCTCTGCCTATATTCCTTGCTACGAAATCTGCACCTGA
- the rlmM gene encoding 23S rRNA (cytidine(2498)-2'-O)-methyltransferase RlmM: MNKVVLYCRPGFEKECAAEITDKAAKREVFGFARVKENAGYVVFECYQPEDADKLARELPFSSLIFARQMFVAGELLKDLPPEDRITPIVGMLQGVVEKGGDLRVEVADTNESKELMKFCRKFTVPLRAALRDAGVLTNYETPKRPVVHIFFIAPGCCYTGYSYTTNNSPFFMGIPRLRFPSDAPSRSTLKLEEAFHVFIPADEWDERLANGMYAVDLGACPGGWTYQLVKRNMWVSSVDNGPMAQSLMDTGQVTWLREDGFRYRPNRNNISWMVCDMVEKPAKVAALMASWLVNGWCRETIFNLKLPMKKRYEEVSQNLAYIQEQMDEHGINVEIQARQLYHDREEVTVHIRRWWAAVGGRRDER; this comes from the coding sequence ATGAATAAGGTTGTTTTATATTGTCGCCCGGGGTTTGAGAAAGAGTGCGCCGCGGAAATTACCGATAAAGCGGCGAAGCGCGAAGTCTTCGGCTTTGCCCGCGTAAAAGAGAACGCGGGCTATGTGGTATTCGAGTGCTATCAGCCTGAAGACGCAGACAAGCTGGCACGCGAGCTGCCGTTCAGCTCGCTGATCTTTGCTCGCCAGATGTTTGTTGCGGGTGAGCTGCTGAAGGATCTTCCGCCGGAAGACCGCATCACGCCAATTGTCGGCATGCTGCAGGGCGTGGTGGAGAAGGGCGGCGATCTGCGCGTTGAAGTGGCGGATACCAACGAAAGTAAAGAGCTGATGAAGTTCTGTCGTAAATTCACCGTGCCGCTGCGTGCGGCGCTGCGTGATGCGGGCGTGCTGACGAACTACGAAACGCCCAAGCGTCCGGTGGTGCATATCTTCTTTATCGCACCAGGCTGCTGCTATACAGGCTATTCATACACTACCAACAACTCTCCCTTCTTTATGGGCATCCCGCGTTTGCGTTTCCCGTCCGATGCGCCAAGCCGTTCCACACTCAAGCTGGAAGAGGCGTTCCACGTCTTTATCCCGGCGGATGAGTGGGATGAGCGTCTGGCAAACGGCATGTACGCCGTTGACCTTGGCGCGTGCCCGGGCGGCTGGACCTATCAGCTGGTGAAACGCAATATGTGGGTATCGTCCGTTGATAACGGTCCAATGGCGCAAAGCCTGATGGACACCGGGCAGGTCACGTGGCTGCGTGAAGATGGTTTCCGCTATCGCCCGAACCGTAACAACATCTCGTGGATGGTGTGCGATATGGTTGAGAAGCCGGCAAAAGTCGCCGCGCTGATGGCCTCCTGGCTGGTGAACGGCTGGTGTCGTGAGACCATTTTCAACCTCAAGCTGCCGATGAAAAAGCGCTATGAGGAAGTGTCGCAGAATCTGGCCTATATTCAGGAGCAGATGGATGAACACGGTATTAACGTGGAGATCCAGGCGCGTCAGCTGTATCACGACCGCGAAGAGGTGACGGTGCATATTCGTCGCTGGTGGGCTGCGGTTGGCGGACGTCGCGACGAGCGATAG
- the syd gene encoding SecY-interacting protein — translation MDVETANALTTFTTRYCDAWHEKQGSWPQSADLYGVPSPCIISSLENYVIWQPKPNTGEQNVNAVERAMDIVVQPAVHAFYTTQFAGDMPARFADITLTLLQTWSEDDLQRVQENLIGHLVTQKRLKLSPTLFIATLDSELDVLSVCNLSGEVVKETIGTRNRETLAPSLADFLTRLEPLL, via the coding sequence GTGGACGTCGAAACTGCAAATGCCCTCACTACCTTCACGACCCGCTATTGCGACGCATGGCATGAAAAGCAGGGCTCGTGGCCGCAAAGTGCTGATTTATATGGTGTACCCTCGCCGTGCATTATCTCTTCGCTTGAGAATTACGTTATCTGGCAGCCGAAGCCCAATACCGGCGAGCAAAATGTAAATGCGGTTGAACGGGCAATGGACATTGTGGTACAACCAGCGGTTCATGCGTTTTATACCACGCAGTTCGCAGGGGATATGCCCGCGCGCTTTGCTGATATCACGCTGACGCTGTTGCAGACCTGGAGCGAAGACGATCTGCAGCGTGTTCAGGAAAACCTGATTGGTCATCTGGTCACGCAAAAGCGCCTTAAGCTTTCTCCGACGCTCTTTATTGCCACGCTGGACAGTGAACTGGATGTGTTATCCGTCTGTAACCTGTCAGGTGAAGTGGTTAAAGAGACTATCGGTACCCGCAATCGCGAGACTCTCGCCCCCTCTCTTGCGGATTTCCTCACCCGACTTGAGCCACTTCTGTAA
- a CDS encoding HAAAP family serine/threonine permease — protein METTQTSTVASIESRSGWRKTDTMWMLGLYGTAIGAGVLFLPINAGVGGLIPLIIMAIIAFPMTFFAHRGLTRFVLSGKNPGEDITEVVEEHFGVGAGKLITLLYFFAIYPILLVYSVAITNTVESFMMHQLHMTPPPRAILSLILIVGMMTIVRFGEQMIVKAMSVLVFPFVIALMVLACYLIPQWNGAALETLSLSSASATGNGLLMTLWLAIPVMVFSFNHSPIISSFAVAKREEYGNGAEKKCSSILARAHIMMVLTVMFFVFSCVLSLSPADLAAAKEQNISILSYLANHFNAPVIAWMAPIIAIIAITKSFLGHYLGAREGFNGMVIKSLRGKGKSIEINKLNKITALFMLLTTWAVATLNPSILGMIETLGGPVIAMILFLMPMYAIQKVPAMRKYSGHVSNVFVVIMGLIAISAIFYSLYTMF, from the coding sequence ATGGAAACCACTCAAACCAGCACCGTTGCTTCGATTGAATCCCGAAGTGGTTGGCGCAAAACGGATACCATGTGGATGCTTGGCCTTTACGGCACAGCAATCGGCGCTGGTGTACTGTTCCTTCCTATCAACGCAGGCGTCGGCGGTCTGATCCCGCTGATCATTATGGCTATCATTGCTTTCCCGATGACCTTCTTTGCACACCGCGGTCTGACCCGCTTCGTGCTGTCCGGTAAAAACCCGGGCGAAGACATCACTGAAGTGGTTGAAGAGCATTTCGGCGTTGGCGCAGGTAAATTGATTACCCTGCTCTACTTCTTCGCGATTTACCCTATTCTGCTGGTCTACAGCGTGGCGATCACTAACACCGTTGAAAGCTTCATGATGCACCAGCTGCACATGACGCCGCCGCCGCGTGCGATTCTGTCTCTGATCCTGATTGTGGGCATGATGACCATCGTGCGCTTCGGTGAGCAGATGATTGTGAAAGCAATGAGCGTACTGGTCTTCCCGTTCGTTATTGCTCTGATGGTGCTGGCTTGCTACCTGATCCCACAGTGGAACGGTGCAGCGCTGGAAACCCTGTCCCTGAGCAGCGCATCGGCAACCGGTAACGGCCTGCTGATGACACTCTGGCTGGCGATTCCGGTAATGGTGTTCTCTTTCAACCACTCCCCAATCATCTCCTCTTTCGCTGTTGCGAAACGTGAAGAGTACGGTAATGGTGCAGAGAAGAAGTGCTCCAGCATCCTGGCACGCGCTCACATCATGATGGTACTGACCGTTATGTTCTTCGTCTTCAGCTGCGTACTGAGCCTCTCCCCGGCGGACCTGGCGGCAGCGAAAGAGCAGAACATCTCTATTCTGTCTTACCTGGCAAACCACTTTAACGCACCTGTCATTGCGTGGATGGCACCTATCATCGCGATTATCGCCATCACCAAATCCTTCCTGGGCCACTACCTCGGCGCACGTGAAGGCTTCAACGGTATGGTGATTAAATCTCTGCGCGGTAAAGGCAAGAGCATTGAAATCAACAAGCTGAACAAAATCACTGCACTGTTCATGCTGCTCACCACCTGGGCGGTAGCAACGCTGAACCCAAGCATCCTGGGCATGATTGAAACCCTGGGCGGCCCGGTCATCGCGATGATTCTGTTCCTGATGCCGATGTACGCGATTCAGAAAGTCCCTGCTATGCGCAAGTACAGCGGTCATGTGAGCAACGTCTTTGTGGTTATCATGGGTCTTATCGCAATCTCTGCGATCTTCTACTCCCTGTACACCATGTTCTGA
- the xni gene encoding flap endonuclease Xni produces MAVHLLIVDALNLIRRIHAVQGTPCKDTCLHALEQLIRHSEPTHAVAVFDDEARNTGWRHQRLPDYKAGRAPMPDDLHAELPMLRAAFEQRSVPCWGAQGNEADDLAATLAVKVASAGHQATIVSTDKGYCQLLSPTIRIRDYFQKRWLDAPFIASEFGVSPEQLPDYWGLAGISSSKVPGVAGIGPKSAAQLLTDFQSLEGIYARLDEVPEKWRKKLEAHKEMAFICREIATLQTDLQLDGNLQQLRLER; encoded by the coding sequence GTGGCCGTTCATTTACTTATCGTCGATGCACTTAACCTGATTCGCCGTATCCATGCGGTACAGGGGACGCCTTGTAAAGACACCTGTCTGCACGCGCTGGAACAGCTTATCCGCCACAGTGAACCCACCCATGCGGTCGCGGTATTTGATGACGAAGCCCGCAATACGGGCTGGCGGCACCAGCGTCTGCCGGACTACAAAGCCGGACGCGCACCGATGCCGGACGATCTTCACGCCGAATTGCCCATGCTGCGCGCCGCATTTGAACAGCGGAGCGTCCCCTGCTGGGGGGCACAGGGAAATGAAGCCGACGATCTCGCGGCTACCCTGGCCGTAAAGGTGGCGAGTGCCGGGCATCAGGCCACGATCGTTTCAACGGACAAAGGCTACTGCCAGCTGCTCTCCCCGACTATCCGCATTCGCGACTATTTTCAAAAACGCTGGCTGGACGCGCCGTTTATTGCCAGCGAGTTTGGCGTATCGCCTGAGCAACTGCCGGATTACTGGGGGCTGGCAGGCATCAGCAGTTCTAAAGTTCCGGGTGTGGCCGGGATTGGGCCGAAGAGCGCCGCACAGCTGCTGACCGATTTTCAGAGTCTGGAAGGAATTTACGCCCGTCTGGATGAGGTGCCAGAAAAGTGGCGCAAGAAGCTGGAGGCGCATAAAGAGATGGCGTTTATCTGCCGGGAAATCGCAACGCTACAGACGGATTTACAGCTGGACGGGAATTTACAGCAGCTGCGGTTAGAACGTTAA
- a CDS encoding YqcC family protein translates to MTQHDSVRAQLHAIEALLRQHQLWQETAPQPEAFASTQPFCLDTLAPFEWLQWVLIPRMHALLEGGHPLPQAFAVSPYYEMALEATHPARDVMLVELEKLDALFAGEDA, encoded by the coding sequence ATGACGCAACACGATAGCGTTCGTGCTCAGTTGCACGCCATCGAAGCCCTTTTGCGCCAACATCAGCTGTGGCAGGAGACCGCGCCGCAGCCAGAAGCGTTCGCGAGCACCCAGCCCTTCTGCCTGGATACGCTGGCCCCGTTTGAGTGGCTGCAGTGGGTGTTAATTCCGCGCATGCACGCCCTCCTTGAGGGGGGGCACCCGCTACCGCAGGCGTTTGCTGTCTCTCCCTACTATGAAATGGCGCTCGAGGCGACGCACCCTGCGCGTGACGTGATGCTGGTCGAACTGGAAAAACTGGATG